The DNA window CACTTCTACTGACTTGAAAGATGACGTACAAGAGATGTACAAGAATATTGGCGAGATTAGGTGGTCATTTGTCACTTAGGCACTTCAGAGTGACGTGCTGCTGTGTCCTGTAACTATTCAGTAGCTATGTAAGAACCCTCAGTCCCACAGCTGTTTAGGATTATGTTGTAGTACTAAATaactaacaaaaccaaactagaTCCACTAGCCAAAGCAAATAAGATGCCTTTGTGTTTTActtcagtaaaaagaaatatttgtgctgagtcaattatttgaaaatgaagaaaataccaTTTGTAATCTATTTCaagagctgtatttttttataggAATTAGGATTATACGGATTTGAAGCAACTTTGATTCCAGTTTTGTCATTTGAATTCGTATCTCTTGAAAGCTTATTTGAAAAGGTAAGTcttgaattatttcagttgtctTATTTTTGACAGAATTTAGTTGCCAGGATGCCATGTCTTATCTTGATTTAATGATGCCCTTTGTGGCACCTCCTTGTGTGTTTCCACACAATGGTACAATATTGTATAGAACACAATACAGTATTGTATACAGCGTCAAGTTCCGTGCTTATACTTGTTAAAGAATTAAGTGGGTCAGATAGAATTCACATTTAGGTTGGTGGACCACAGGAAGTCACAGGTATTGGGGCATTTTGTCTCATTAAAAAATTAGAAGACTGTAGTGACAACTGGAGGTTCACCCGTACATTGTACTGAAAGTATGTACTGCATCTCCTGGATACATGGAATAACACTGCGTAGTCAGTGGtctccttctgctttttcttctatgtgtgtatttcattttaaaacgtTGAAAAGGTTTTCTGAGGGAGGTTCCCTTTATTGACAATCTCTAGCAGCACTGAACTTCGTTAGGTGGCGGAATGTGTCATGATCTGCATTTACAAGGGATCCAAGAACATTTTTACAGCTTTTGTACTCATTTTTGAGAGTCCATCAGCAATTTTAACTGTTGTTTGGGGGACAGGGGGCAAGGGGCTGTCTGGGTGGAACCTCCGTgttcctgctctctgctcccATATGATTCTGTAAGTACCTCCTGTGTCGCTCTCCCATCCTTCTGGCTGGTTGCAGTGACAGGAGTCCTTGTCTGCTCCGACACATTCTCAGAATTAATATCATCTCTGCAAGGTTTGTTCTGAATTTGAGATTTGTTACTCATTTCTCCCCTAAATACTCTGACCACTGGTAGTAGTGACGTATTTGCCCATTTCAGACATTTATTGAAGCTGGTTTGTTCTTCACAAGATTATAAAGAATTGACCAATGTCATTTTTTAACTTACttactttaattttcttcttaacttCACTGTTTATAAATAGCTCTCTCATCCAGAATGTTACGGAGGCCTCATTTTTACCAGTCCGAGAGCATTAGAAGCCATCAAGATATGTTTAAAAGAGAGCAGTAAAAACGAAGGTAAGTGCATATTTATATTCTTCGGCCTTTCTGGTTCAGTAATTTGTGAagtttgtaattttatttcacaCCAGTAGGTGTTTGGAAcatgccttttttaaaaatagctttatcTCACAGTTTTTTGGCATCATAAAGGTGTCGTGCTAAATTGAGCTTTTAAGGGTTGGGTTTTCCGCACTTAACTTTATTGTTAAAAGTGAAAGGAAAGAGCTTTTGGTGCAAATTACTAATTAGCCTGAGCTTTTTCAGTTGTGGTTAACTCATGCATAAGGAATATTTTGCTGCAGTGCTTAGTTTTGCTCACTAATTCCTTTCCTGCCTTGTAGAGAGGAACGTGTTACACAAACTGGCCAGTGCTACTTCTGTGCCTGTTTAATTCATATGAAATCTTACAGAACAAGACATTTCTCCATCTTTAATACTAAATTTCTCAAGTGAATTAAGCATTAGCTAAAAAGCAGTGAAGAAATGGTGGTACATAAAAGCCAACAGATTAGTTGTGAGAATCCTGCGGCGTGCTAAATAGAAATTACTGTACCGAGGATCTATAAAATCCGTGTAAACTCTTCTGAATTCTTAAGCTAAGCTATAACGTCTGGCTTGGAGTTTATTGCTTTATCTGCTGCATATTGGGGAACAGTCACACTACTCCCTGTGCACTCAGTAAGGTCACACTCTGAGAAAGCAGTAAATACACTAAGATTATTCGCTTATTTTAGcattttcagcagcagagaaCTATATTTTAGGATCTTGGGTCAAACGTAATCTCTTAGCTAGAGTTCATCCCTAATCTTGCTTAGGAGTTTTGGGAGCTgccaaaatatgtattttaatcaATAAAATGAACCTTTAGCTCCCACTTGGGTTCCCCTCAAAGGTAACAattatctttttccttcattagaATAGTTTCCTCGCattagttttctttgtttctgttgtagTTTCTAACGTGTTTCCCCCAAGAATAGTAGAACGGAGCTCCACGTCCTCGACTGTTTTCAGACAAGAGAATGAAAGACTTAGTGTCTCTATTTTGAGTCAATAGGGTTTCAGGCACAGGGCTGAGGTTGCTGGAACCAAGAGGTGTCGTTTAGAACCCACTTACCGCctgcaggaggaaaaccatTTCCTACTGGTTATCTTTTGGTGTCTGGTGCGTTTTATTTCTGAgctgataaattatttttgctgtatgTCTAATATATATAATCCATTTCTATATAATGTATAAAATGGAGTTGTGTTACAGAGAACCAGAATGCTTGGGAATAGGTTTGTTCTACCCTTTTATTTGTTGTCATAGATTATATTTATTTGCCTAAGCCTTGAGTTTGAAACCAGCAGTTTGTACATCTGAATCTGCCTTTGTCCTATGAGCTTGTTTTTCCCCATgagttttgatgtttttttaaagttcttaaTGCCAAAAATGTAAATGATCTGGCATAGGGCAAGTGTGCATTAAGAAAGCTACTTAACAGAAGCGGCTAAGAACTGTTTACCCAAATTAGGCTTTAAAAACATGTTGTAGACTGCTGTTTacacaatgaaaaaatacattaaaaattcaTTGTGTACATCCGGATTTGCCAAAATTGTAGCCGAGTATTAGTTGTtattattttgctgtatttttaggTTAAACAGAAGTCCAAATACTCATTTAGCATTCACATTTTGTTGCCGCATGCTTAATGTTTTCCAGCCTGGTCAAAATCTCTTCAACAAAGGTGGAATTCCAAGCCAGTCTATGTGGTTGGAAAAGCTACAGCTTCTCTAGGTAAGCTGGGgtttaaaagaagaaatcttAGATAAATCTGTCGTGTAAGTACAATTTTGGGAGTATTAGCTGCTATTCAAGGGCACTTAGAAGAAAATATAGGTAAGATttataaatggaaatatttgaaaacatgtAATGATATACACATTAGAACTATACGTGCTTCATCTAAGGATCTAGCTTCTGGGTTTTCATGACTTTTATTGTAATGCGATGGCAACTGCTTTAAGAATTGGgtcagaaaagaataaaaattggaATTGCAGCCCGTTCAGCACAGACGGTGCTTTTTGATTCACCACTGCAGGGACTAGAGCTTAAAAATAGCTGCAAACCAGCTTAGCTTTCCCCAGCGTTTGTACTTGTTTCATGTGTATCTTTCTAGAGCTAAAATCGCATTTCCGTAGCATGTTACTACTTCAAGTGCtctcatttttttgctgtttgaagAAGTTTTTGTGTGCGTGGATCAAGCTGGGTCTCCCTTTTGAACCCTTGTTCCTGTGACAGTAAATCTGAATTGTTCTCAATGATGCCAGTGCTTTTCTTACCTGCTTTTGGTTATAGTGGAAGAAATTGGCCTTGTTCCGCAAGGAGAACAGTctggaaatgctgaaaaattagCTGAATATATTTGCTCAAGTGAGTATCTAAAATCTCCTATTTAAATTAAGCTAATGTACTTTTCATTGTTTCAGAATTTCCTATAAATAATATCAAGTGTACGCTGAAGCAGAGAAGTACATACTGCATATATCTCTCATATGCAGAACCTGTGAATTTAACTTTGGGAATATGATTTACATTTctaaaaaatgataaaaatactttgaaatacatatataaaatactaATCTACATGAAATCTTAGACTCTGTAATTGATTAAAATACCATGTGACCCAGTAGGCGAAGTGTGTTTTACTCAAAGATCAGAGCTGTAGGGGCTGGAAATTGCTGCCGAATGGTAAGATTGCAATGATTCGGAGCTGCTTGTCTGACTTTCCTCGCCTCAGGCCAGTTGGCGCTGGGGATTTGTCGCTGTTCCGTAGTTCACGGTGGCTTACGGGAGCTCCTGTCCCCAAAACGACCACCTGCTTGCCGAGGAATCTCATTTTCGGCACCAGAAGAGGGTGGTTCTGAAGAAGTTGCGGAGCggtgtcccgtcccaacagatgggatgggGGATGAGTTAACTCCGAATGCGACACGCGCCCTGgctcaacagatgagatcaggtgtgagttaactctgggttaattctgcgcGGTTATGTGAAATGAATGACAGTCACTCCCGGGCTCCAAGGCAATgatgagttttactaaaagtacgtGTTGGAATATTAGTTACAGTGAatagtggcttggcaaaagtatcTTATGATGTCACagaacttatcaatacattaacagcaaaagtcctGCTACGAGT is part of the Columba livia isolate bColLiv1 breed racing homer chromosome 6, bColLiv1.pat.W.v2, whole genome shotgun sequence genome and encodes:
- the UROS gene encoding uroporphyrinogen-III synthase isoform X2, coding for MKVLLLKDPKDKDSGPDPYIKELGLYGFEATLIPVLSFEFVSLESLFEKLSHPECYGGLIFTSPRALEAIKICLKESSKNEAWSKSLQQRWNSKPVYVVGKATASLVEEIGLVPQGEQSGNAEKLAEYICSSQLALGICRCSVVHGGLRELLSPKRPPACRGISFSAPEEGGSEEVAERCPVPTDGMGDELTPNATRALAQQMRSAWMTGLVRWRVASGVPGEDAGVCSSGAQRPPVSGPVVPWLRG